A window of Candidatus Woesearchaeota archaeon genomic DNA:
CTGTCATACTTGCAGGAGGGCCTGAAAAAAGCATAGCAATCGGGAATGAATACCGCCCAACAATAAGCATAGGAAAGAAGCGCCTGATTGAGATTGCAGTTGAAAAGCTTTCCTCAAGCGGATTCAAGGAGATATTCATAATAGCAAGGCAGAATGTGCTTACAAGGATTTTTGAAATCATAAAGGACGGCTCCCTTTACGGAGTGCATGCATCATATGTTGAGGAAAAAGAGTCAGCGGGAAGCGCAGACTCCCTTCGGCTCATAAAAGGGAAGATAAAAAAGACATTCCTTGTTGTCTACGCAGACATAATCTTCAAGAAGATAAACCTTGAAGAGATTTGGAAGGAGCACATAAGGCAGAATGCGCTTGCAACCCTACTTTTGACAACCTCTGCAACGCCATCTGAAAAGGGGGTTGCAATTGTGGAGGGCAACAAAATTCTTGAATTCACCCA
This region includes:
- a CDS encoding sugar phosphate nucleotidyltransferase, giving the protein VILAGGPEKSIAIGNEYRPTISIGKKRLIEIAVEKLSSSGFKEIFIIARQNVLTRIFEIIKDGSLYGVHASYVEEKESAGSADSLRLIKGKIKKTFLVVYADIIFKKINLEEIWKEHIRQNALATLLLTTSATPSEKGVAIVEGNKILEFTQKPRETETYIVFSPIFVAEPAILDYRGKSLEQDVFPKIAEKGLLIGHISAKKETHIHTLEDARRLQVKEE